The following DNA comes from Papaver somniferum cultivar HN1 chromosome 4, ASM357369v1, whole genome shotgun sequence.
GGTTTTAGGTCCTagagttggacccattagcaacttaggacccgacggataattacccgattggacccgaatgttaacgggtccaaacgggtaatacccgcgGGTAATGAGTACCCGGTTATTTAtcattttattcatctttttagcaaaattataggtATTTTGCTAGTTtcggctttgatttttttttcatttttcatttttccttacatttaatctttatttaacacattaataaagaaataataatattttttataaaaataatatagattcgagttaaaaaaaaagaaattaagttTTTAAGATTTTCGTTATAGTTTTTttaatacccaacgggtaccTGAAACCCGCGGGTACCCGTGACTTtgaacgggtccggttctgggtccacaaatttaggaaccggacccggaaccgttaggaaccggaaccgacctttataagtagggttcgggtccgggtctagtgatacccgggaggacccggacccattgacagccctaactacgcccgttacaagaaagtgtcataagagtgaggcggttagtaaatacaagaagtaatggtgaaacgtttccttcattatggaaacatcaattccagacgttaccCGTTACAGCTTTCTTCCAttcactcaaccgtttccacttcttacgagatcagggtacgtttcgttgcgacttgtataaataggtctcacctatttccaccaaaggacaagtttttggtcagggagaatacaacactcagaaatcacttgttagcttcccatctattagctttccactttctgatacaagtcgtcaaacaactattctggtctcaacactctctttgcttccttccctaagaccaacccttctccttcactttgtaactgaagcaagtatggaacgaccatttcttggtttaggacggatttgtacagattgatctctcgaatcaaagtactcccttgcagtacattgtttagggtttagactcgtttctcacccacacactcgaaattaccaaaatcagcagaaactgttttcaaccTTAAAcagtaccttaatcggtgtgagacttggttaggtctcaactacattccagtctaaagttaacttgtagtaggctagagtctgtagcagtttaatacagtgtggtgttcaaatatggactaggtcccgaggtttttctgcattgcggtttcgtcgttaacaaaatttctggtgtctgtgtaattttTTTCACACTATTTTTGTTTATATACTTGAAATACCACAggtgtgcgtagttcaatcacagttgataaatccgaccttgtttgttggatataacttgattgacacttgggcactggcctttggtaccgtccaagttattcccaCATCAATCAGGCTTACGGATTTATATATGTTCGAGTTcctgattgaattgagaaagtcataaagctctttgatatatttcttaattgagtctcacttttaagttggtgctctcagaattatattggagtttcgTTCAtatagatttccgaacgaattattgggtgtggttgttatacccccgtctTTTCAAATGAATATCACGTAAACATTATTCAAGCTGACACTTCAATTATGAACCCCTAGTGAAAACATCTGTGGCAAATCGAATTTGACAGGCTTCAAGCACGGATTGAACAACAACTGAATTAATAACAACCAAGCTGGTGGTAATGATCAAGGTGAGTTCGATGTAGTAGTACCTCTAGATAGTTGATGTAttaatttaagttttaatttgaaaTGTTGCATCTTAATTTTAAATGTTATTGTTGCATCCTCTTTGATATTAGTTTgaaataaatattaaattaagttttaatttgaaatgttgcattttaattttaaatgttgttgttgcattctatttgatattagtttgaaatgaaaagttgattaatttgaaatgttATTGCATTCTACTTAAATAAGTTTAACTACTCATTAACTTTTTATTGAAAAAACAAACTACAAACAAATTAACAATTAAATGTTTAaactaaaatacataatttaataATTACGCGCACCCGGTCTTTCATATTATGCCCAAAGATTCACTCTCTGATCTTCTTAAACTTTCGTACAAATTATGATTttgaatgtaattagtcattttcCATAATTTTTGCAGGCACGCCTCTTTGTGGTTGGATCTCAGGCTCCAGATCTTCATCTTCGTAGTTAGTCCACTCCTTACGGCGACGGGTTTCTTGAATTATTATGTTATGGAGAATTATGCAAGTGAGTatagtcttgtgcatttcacgaggactTAAACCACGATATGGACCACAAATGATAGCGAACTTCCTCTCCAAAATTCCAAAAGCGCGTTCCACATCCTTACTCAACGCCATTTGGCGTTCGTTAAAATTCCGGTATGAATGGCCCAATGCACGAACAGGGGGCTGACGGTAACATTGAACCAATGTTTACCATTTTGGATAGATATTGTACCATTCGTAAGATAATACCCATGAGTGTACTGATGGCCATTAATTGTAAGACGGGCTTAGCGATAAATTCCATACTTTAAATCTTCAAACATAAGAgacttgtgcaaaacattaatatcattttgtgaacccggaagtccaaaaaaaaacgtgccatatccaacaatcataagaagcattAGTTTCAAGGATTTCGGTTGGTTTCAGATAATGACCCTTACATTGACCGGACCAACAAAAAGAGCATCCttgccatacccaatgcataTAATCAAGACTACCTCCTGGGAATCCCCTATCCTCCTTCTCCCTCAAAATTTGTCTAACATCTTCCTctgttggttttcgtaaatatgttggaccaaaatgattaactaTTACTTCGaaaaacaatgaaaggtaagcGAATGAAGTTGTTTTACCCGTATGAACATACTAACTCGCATCCGCTGGTTTGTCATAACCTATAATCCTTAAAGCTGAAATAATTTGTTGTTCAGGACTATGACCCCTAATATttagtgcatcaaactgataattaaattgaggttctacccgACAAGgctcttcaataatctttttcaCTAGGTGCCGATGCATGCAAAATTGACCTTGGAAATTTTGATCAGAGTACACataattgggaagaaaataatcgtgcatcagcttctggtggtaaaattcccttcctcgatacgtatatcttcttgagaatacttttttttgaaactggaactctaggtatttggcccCAATGTACGAGTATCAGAGTGTCCATTAGTTGTTTATCTTCGGCTTCCTTATCATCAAGTTGTATTGCAACCTCCtttcatgcattttttttttgtaaaggaaACTCATATGGAATAAAAAGTCATCCATATCTTTGTGATAGTCGATACCTTATGGACCAATAAATGCTACTATGGATGATTTTAACATCCATATGTTAGTGGAGTCAAGAGGGAACCCCTCAAATATGTGACGGGTGTTATTGGAGAGTCCATCCGGTCATAGGATGTCTGGATGCGGTTTTAtattttttgattgaaaataaTTAGGGACGGATATAAACGTTGCTGATTCAATTTAGCGTTTCACCCCAATtagcaacgtttataagcgttgcaaGATGTCATATTTTCATTTTGACCACTGAATGACCGGTTGGACTCACTTTCTTGATTTTTCTCCATAGTGGGTTTTTGCTCCACTCTTTGCTGAGGGTCTACATATATGTGGATACTTATTAAGTTACTAATGATTTTACCTCCATATCATAGAAGTTGCCCTAATTTAAACCGATTCATAATAATATTCCCCTGTTTATGGGATCTCGCCAtcgatgattatgaaatttaaaattgcGAATACAAATACATAAATTGGTAAAATAGAAGTAGGTATGAGTAATTTGAAGAAATATAGGGTCGTATATATATGACTAAAGAGGGGGAAAATAGTTGTTATAAAATAGCCGTTGAGCGATATAATGTCAACCGAGCGATGGAAACTATGACGTCAATAATATTCATATTATTGCTAGCGCTGTAGTAATAATTGTCGATAGAAACTCCATCGCTCAGTGGTTTTCCCTTAATGGTTTAACCCATTTatcatgccacctggtatgtcaAACAGGTCTTTCTAATCTTGTGCATGTTTATAGAAGATGTCACGAGGATGAACTCGTCACATCAGGACTCTTCCCAACGTGAAAGTGAGTTTGCCAAGTCCCACAATGGGCCGAGTCGGCCGACAACCCGTATTTCCAAGCACATCAACTCGTTCCATATACACAATATAAACCATGATCCCGAATCGGTTAGAAGGGACGGTAAAATAGAGAAAAAGGGAGGGAGAAAAAATCAACCCCCAAaggcgatgatgatgatgaagaagaagaagaaaggagaagaaacaaaatGCACAAAGATCGTATTGTAAAACCCTAGagaaaaaatcaattaaatttTCTTCCATCTTTGAGCTTTTGATCTTCATCAATGGAAGCTTTAATCGAGCTTTGCGACCTAATTGTTCAAAACCCCTCTCAATTTACATCAAAACTTTCATGGATTTGTGGTCGTTGTCCTCAACCAGGAGGTTCTCATTCTAATGGATCCATGAAAGTTACAAGATCTCAACTCAATGCAGTACTTGCTATATCCAGATTCATCTCAAAATGTCCAAACGAAGCAGAACTTCGACCTAAATCACTTCTTCTTGAGTTTTTGCAATCGATTCCATTATCGTTTCGTTCATCATTTTGGCCACAATCCTATAAAATTGAGTCAATTGCGTCATTTTATTCTGATTTATTAAGTTATGTTGTTAAAGCTTGTGAActttgtaaggattttggagatgaGGTTGGGGAATTTTTTGGAGGTATTTTGATTTCAGCTATTAATGCTTCTGGTGATGAAACTTTGATTTCTAGAGTTTTTTTGACTTGTGTTTCTCAATATTGTCCACCAATTTTGCAAGAGGATGCTGAAAAATTGGTCGGTTATTTATTAGAACAGTTTGTTATTGTTAATCCTAATTCTCCTAGGGAGATGCATTCAGGTTCATCATCAATTAATAGTTCACCTTATAATGGTAACCACGGGGGAAGATTTAACGATAATTCGAGTCCTGGGAATGAAATTAGTAATGTTTCTGGGTCATCCGGTAGTGTGAATTCGAGAGGCATAGTGGTTAATGGAGGCAGCATTGTGCCAAGAAGTAGTGTCGATCAATCTGGATCAAATTTCGTGTATAATGATGCTGGACAAATTACGTTGAAACAACAGGTTGCTTTGTTTGAGGAGGAGTCAATTGAGAGTTTGGAGAAGAATGTTATTGCTCTGAGGTTGTTAGGGCATATAGCTGAGAAAATTCCAATGAAAACAGGAGATTTGGATCAAGTTAGGTTCGTTGCCAAGAAGCAGCTCCAAACTTCAGTCGTTTTCCTTAAGGTATTTCAACATATTTGAGTTCCTTAATTTAATCAGTTTTTTTGGTACACTTTTTGAACTAAATATTGTTATATTCCTGAGACTTACACTGTAAAGAATTATAGAAATTAGATTAGGGGAAACATATAGAGATTGTGTTTGTTAGTCTGTGAACTTAATTACTGCAGCACTGTTCATTAAAATGTGAAATGAGTGAGAGTAGCCATAACATGTATATTCAGATGGTTCATTTTACAATAGCATCCAGTGAAATTGCACATTCTCAGCATTTGATAATTTGTCTTCAATTCGTTTTATTAATAGTTGCATATTTTGCAGATACGGAAGCGTGACTGGACAGAACAAGGGGCAGCACTAAAAGCAAGAATCAATACTAAGTTATCTGTTTACCGAGCCGCAGCATGGGTCCAAGTTAAATGTCTTGCTTCTCTTGACCCGGATATAAAATCATCTAAGAAATTGTTGCTCGAGACACTAGCTTTATTCATAGATGCTGCAGAGTCTTGTTTATACTCAATATGGAGAAAGCTGAGAATCTGTGAAGATTTATTTAGTTCGTTGCTTAGTGGTATTTCACAAGTTGCTGTTAGTCGTGGGGGTCAGTTGTTAAGGGTTCTGCTTATTCGCTTGAAACCTCTTGTTCTCACGACATGTGCCCAGGTTCGTCTCAGTTATGCTTTATTCTATTTTGAGATAAAGGTGTGAGCAACTCAGTAAGATTTATGATCTTTCTTGTACCATGTGCTGAAACAGGCAGATACTGGGAGCAACAGCCAAGGAGCCATGTTTGAGAGTGTCACAAAGACCGGTTGTGAAATTATTGAATTTGGCTGGAGTAAGGACCGTGCCCCAGTTGAAACCTTTATTATGGGATTAGCTGCATGCATTCGGGAACGAAATGATTATGAGGAACAGGTTAGTCTGTTAGTTTTGTTTCCACGCCATACACAGTTATTTGATAAATTTTGATGTAATTACTATAAGATGAATGATAATTTTGATGTATTACCAACAGATGATTATTAGTAAAATAGGGGCAAGCGAGAACCTCACAACTAGTTTGTTGAGTGGACACCCTGAACATCCTCTAGAGAAAAACCTAGATTTTGTGGACACATCTCAACTTCAATGGAGaaaaccacaaaagtaatcagtTTGACCTCCGCCGTCCGCCGACAGCCTTAGAAACTTTTGCTATATCTCTCTTAAAGAACACTTCAAGAACTTGAATGGAGTGAGACCTGTTACCAACTCATTCCTAGGATCCAATAAGTCACCAATCTGATATTATTTCAGAAGACGAAACGATTTTAAGTGAACTATTTTTTAACAGGAAGAATATGGGTAGATGCGATATTTATCAGCTATATACTATACCAAGTCCCGCATTGGGCGAAAGTTTGTTTTCAAGACAGTAAACCTATGTTAACTATACAGTGGCCTACTTTATTTCATTGTAAACCAATGAATCCTGCTATCTATAAGGATAAAAATATACTGTGGATATATATGTATGGTGGTTTTAGTCTGTATATCTGCTGTACAGTTTTTCTAACATCCCTATGCTCATTTACTTTTCTTCTCTTGGTTTTCAGGAAGGCAAAGAGAAACAAGATGTCCCAGTCAAGCAGCTTAATGTGATACGCTTGCTTGCAAATATAAATGTTACTGTTAATAAGTCGGAAGTGGTAGATATGATATTGCCCCTGTTTATTGAAAGCTTAGAAGAGGGTGATGCATCAGCTCCGAGTTTATTGCGACTTCAAGTATGGAATGCTTTTCCGTGAACACATGCGTttgaatagttttttttttctactttcCTCTAGGAAAGTTACAATATTTTAATAGACGAAAAGGGCATGTGTGTGTGAGTGAGCGGGAGGGTGGGGTGAGGGGTCAGATAATGGAAGGGGAGTAGAGAAGTAAAACCAGGAATGAGTGTTGCTATTGAAATAaccatttcttttctctctctcttttttttttttttttttttttttttttttttttttttttttttttttttttttcttctgtgtagTTTGTTATGATAAAAGTTCCAAGAACTAGGCTTTTGATGAGCAAGAGTCAGAGGTCCTGAAACAATTTCTGTTATATCAACTACTGCAGATTCTCGATGCGGTATCACGTATGGCCTGCTTGGGGTTTGAAAAGTCCTACCGTGAGACAGTTGTTCTGATGACAAGAAGCTACTTAAATAAGCTCTCGACTATAGGATCTGCTGAAAGCAAAACATTAGCTCCAGAAGCAACTACAGAACGTGTAGAGGTACATATATGATCTTGGACTGTCTGGTCTAGGGAGATGAATTTTGAGCTGTAACATATAACTTTCTTGATGATTTATCCTACTAATGGTATGCTCACTGGTTCAATCACATTCTAGACTCTTCCTGCAGGTTTTCTTCTGATTGCTGGTGGTATTAAGAGTCCTAAGTTGCGATTGGACTATCGTCACCGCTTGCTGTCATTATGCTCGGATGTAGGGCTAGCTGCGGAGTCCAAAAGTGGAAGGTGATAACCCATTAGCCTGATAAATCCCTCCATGTTGTTGTGTTCAAAGCCCATTGTGTGGTTCTCCTGTGCTAATTTAGTGCTATTTCTCTATAATTGATTATCCTTCTAGCTTTGAATTTTCTGAACAAGCCAGTGAAATATATTTTATAGAGGTTCTTTCACCTAAGAAACACCAGCATTTACTAACATGGCAGTCTGTATATGTTATCCAATAAATGCGGTTCCCGACACTCACCACTCTTTATACTCTAATTTTTGCAGGAGTGGAGCAGATTTTTTGGGACCTCTTCTTCCAACTGTTGCTGAAATATGTTCTGATTTTGATCCGACAGCAGATGTTGAGCCTTCACTTTTGAAGTTGTTCCGCAACTTGTGGTTTTATATTGCTCTTTTTGGATTGGCACCTCCCATTCAGAAAAATCAACTTCCTACAAAGTCAATTTCTACTACACTTAATAGTGTGGGAAGCATGAGCGCAATGGCTCTTCAAGCAGTCGGTGGACCTTATATGTTTAATGCTCAATGGTGTGTAGCTGTTCAGCTTATTGCTCAAGGAACCCCACCTCTTGTAAGTTGGATGATAATCTCACGTTATCTGAGTGTTGGGTAATCCGAGACTTTAATTAgcatagatgattctgttacctTTTTTACTAGAACCAAGACAATGTGATAGTTTTGTTAATTGCTACGTGCTTTTCAGGTTGTTAGCTCTGTTAAATGGCTTGAGGATGAGTTGGAACTTAATGCTCTTCACAATCCTGGTAGTCGTCGAGGTAGTGGCAATGAGAAAGCTGCAGTAACCCAAAGAGCTGCTCTTTCTGCTGCTTTGGGAGGCCGAGTTGAGGTTGCAGCAATGAGCTCGATCACAGGTTGAGTAAAATTCTAGAGACAGATAATATTTTCACGTAAAACTCGATTACGAAATATTTTAATCTAGTTGGTTGTCGCTTCCTGGCAAAACTTTTACGATTGGAGTTTTGTAGTACAATAAGCCCTGACTATATGTTTCCCATTTCCCATAAAATCTTTTGCAGGAGTCAAGGCAACATATCTACTTGCGGTTGCTTTTTTGGAGATTATACGTTTCAGCAGCAATGGTGGCATCCTTAATGGGGGCAATAGTGTCACTGCAGCTAGAAGTGCCTTTAGCTGTGTGTTTGAATATCTGAAGACTCCCAATCTGATGCCAGCTGTCTTCCAGTGTTTGTCTGCTATTGTCCATAGAGCTTTCGAAACAGCAGTTTCATGGCTGGTATTTCTCCTCTTACAAATTAATGCCCCCCTTGTTTAATTCAGTTCTTTTTAGCTTACTACATGATGTGTTAAAGATGCATTAAGCATTTAGGGTTCTCAGCGTCTCCATCTTATTTTGTTCTTCATCAATGTAATGCTGGGTGGTAAAAAGTCTTCAATTTTTGTATAACCTAGTATAGCATTGAGGGTTCTTACGTTTTATCTCAAGGGTCCCAAGGGGATTAGGAATGTAGGATTTGAGATCTTATGGTTGATTGTCCCCGAGATCATAATAATTCAGCATTTTCTTGTTCCTTCTCCCTTACCATTAATATATCTTATGAAGATCAAGAAAAAAATTGCACGATTAAGTGTACTGGATATAATTTTTTTTCGCTGATCTCCTCATTTTTATCACTTGCACTTCTAATAGTTATCATGGAAAATTTACAATTAATAACCTCAGGGGAGAACCTGCATTTTGTGCTTGTTATTGATATGTTACAGATACAATGATATTAATCAATTTTAAAATACTGGGTTTCTAGGAGGAACGAGTGTCTGAAACTGGCAATGAAGCTGAGAAAAGGGAGGCAACCCTCTCTGCTCATACTTGTTTTCTCATAAAAAGCATGTCGCAGAGAGAGGAGCATCTTCGTGATATCTCTGTTAGTTTGTTGAGTCAACTTAAAGATAGGTTTCCGCAGGTAAATTTGATCTATTATGTTGTTCTTCCCCCCCTAATTATTTTTGTAAAAAGTTGTTTCTGTACTTGAACTAAGTGGATATTTATGGAAACAGGTTTTGTGGAATTCGTCGTGTTTGGATTCACTACTATTTTCGGTTAACAATAACTTGCCTTCTACACTAGTCAACGATCCTGCCTCAGTAGCTACAGTGCGTTCTTTATATCAGAAAGTTGTTCGGGAATGGATTACTAATTCACTTTCATATGCTCCATGTACTAGCCAAGGTCTTTTACAGGTTTGCtaacaacatttttttatttttttctatttttctttttgctgtATAAAGTGGTCTGACACATTGTTTATTATTATACATTACCACTTCTTTTTTTTCAATATTGAGAGTTCCACCAAGGGGGCTCTTTTCTTCTCACACATACCCAGTTTATTCATGAGAGAACTAGAATTTATTTACTTCCCTCTGCTATGATCTTTTTGATTTTCATGAGAATTGAGTCTAATGGAGACTTATATTGCATTTTGTCAATTAAAACGGTGTTTTCCCAGTGCTCCCtattctttttttgtttgtttaataACTATTTGTTTTTTCTAATTTCGAATAATTTGAAAGTTCTGCTAGTTGTTGACAACCCTCAGTATTTGAGTGTTATTCAGCTGCAATGTTATAACATCTTTTTCAAGTTCTGTACAAATGTCGTCTTTATCCCGTTTCAGGGCTGTTAATTCTGTTTCTCACACTTTTTCTTTTGATGGAGAACATCACTTTTACATATCTCCTTTCTTAGGAAGGAAAGACATGTTGTCAGTTTATATTAAGCTTTCATTTATTGGTATTCAAATTTCTTTCAGGAAAAGATTTGTAAAGCAAACACGCGAGAGAATACTCAGCACAATGCCGATGTGGTTTCTCTTTTATCCGAGATCCGTATTGGTACTGGAAAGAATGATGGATGGATGGGTATACGAACTGCCAATGTTCCTGCCGTTATGGCGgctgctgctgcagcttcagGAGGAGCGAACTTAAGCTTGACTGGAGCTCTGAGCTTTGAGGTGCTCTCCACCGGGGTAAATAGTGCAACTACTAAATGCAACCATGCTGGGGAAATTGCTGGGATGAGAAAGTTTTATAACAGCATTGGCGGGTTTCAAAATGGTTCTTCACCAATGGGTTTTGGGGGGTTGGGTGCCGGCCTTCAGAGGTTGAGATCAGGTGTGTCTCCTCAACCGGAACCTCCAAGTGAGTCGTTTAATGAAATGCTCCTTAAAAAGTTTGTGGTGCAACTTCAACAATTTGTTAACACTGCCGAGAGAGGTGAAGCGGTGGATAAGTCATTGTTTCGTGAAGCATGTTCTAGAGCAACTGCATTACTACTATCAAATCTTGTCAGTATATGCTTTACTACTACATTACCGCAGTGTTTTTTATTTGTATATCTGTTTCGTTATATTTTGTTTTACAGCTATGTATTAATCTGGTAATGGTCTTTCCAGGGTTCTGATTCAAGATCAAACTTAGAGGGGTTTTCACAGCTCCTACGACTTCTTTGCTGGTGTCCAGCTTACATATCAACACCCGACGCGATGGAGACTGGCATATTTATTTGGACATGGTTAGTCTCTGCTGCGCCTCAACTGGGGTCTCTTGTCCTTGCAGAGCTTGTTGATGCTTGGTTGTGGACAATAGATACCAAAAGAGGGTTATTTGCGTATGAGGTTCGGTACTCTGGACCTGCAGCAAAGTTGAGGCCTCAGCTTGCACCTGGGGAGCCGGAAATGTTGCCtgctaaagatcccgtcgaaggAATAATTGCTCATAGATTATGGCTTGGGTTTTTTATTGATCGCTTTGAGGTGAATAGTCGTAATCATTTGAAATTAATTTTATGCACAAGttgattatagattttttttttcctttcttttctccCCCTTGGCAATGGAGTTATTAGGGGCTATATGCTGGTTTATCACCTGTGTAATTCCTCAATGCTCTCAGTTGAAACCCTCATGATATTAGCTGTCAACTAAAAACACAAGATGCTAATGCGCACGCATTGTAATGTCAAATTTTCTAACAGTGGCTTTCTTACTGTGTCAATTTTCTGTGGCGGTTCTGAACATGTCTCTTGGATGTGAACTATTTCACTTTGTGGGTTGCATTTTGTTCATCTCAATTTTGGTAGTTATGTAAAAATTAAGCCCTCATTTATTAGCTTTTGTGGAGGTATTATATACTTCACCGCAGGACTTTTCTGATGCGAGGTCTTATTTCTGACTTCTGCTTTCTGGTTTATGTAGGTGGTTCGTCACGATAGCGTTGAGCAACTCCTGCTCCTTGGTCGGCTGTTACAAGGAACCATCAAGTTCCCTTCACAATTTTCACGGCATCCTGTTGCTACTGGAACCTTTTTCACAGTGATGCTTCTTGGTTTTAAATTCTGCTCTTGCCAGTGGCAGGGCAATCTGCAGAATTTCAGATCAGGGCTGCAATTGTTAGAAGACTGTATATACCGGTGACTATATATTCTTTTCCTTCTCAATTTATTTCCTTTTTTAGTTGCAGTCTTCGGCTCTGTACAACTTTATCCTTTTATATTAGTATCCTTGATCATCGTAATCCCCTCAGCCATGTTTGAATAGCCTCCTGATTTGAAACTTCTTAAACCGGCATTTTTGCTTTCTTCTTGTGATTTCTCTACATGTTTCAATCGCTTGAGTTAATTCTTGATGACTCATAGCGTGCAAAAAGATTTGAGCTGTAATCGCTGTCTGTATTGGTCAATTGTTGCATTTGTCAAAGATAATTAATATCTTTGGTGCATGATCATGACTAAATGTTTACACAAATAGTTTATGTATTAACATTGAAAAATAATTGCTCAAGTTAGTTCCTCGTGCATAATACAGAGCCGCCCTGGGTTGGTTTGCTAATGAACCTGAATGGTTTGACATGTGCGACAAGAACTTTGCTCAGAGTGAGGCTCAATCTGTTTCCTTATTCGtgcatcatctttcaaatgagcGGGTGGATGCTCTCCCATCAGATTCCTCTTCAAAAGGCTCGGTGCGTGAGAATGGAAGTTCTCATAGTGACATGGTATGAATATTTTTTCCATGAAATACCGAAATGGAATGCGTAGCAGATTGTCTTTTGTTTTGCATTAGTGTGGAAGCAATTTTCTCTCACTTTTCTCATATCCTTAGATTTTGAACATCTAGTATTGGCGGCTTATTTcctcattttttcttttcttttcttttcaagaaGGATCAATATCATCCTGTTTGGGGTAAAATGGATAACTACACAGCTGGAAGAGAAAAAAGGAAACAGCTACTGTTAATGCTATGCCAGCATGAGGCCGATAGACTTGAAGTTTGGGCAACTCCTGTAAATACAAAGTATTAGCCTATTTTGATCTTCATGGAATGTTCCTTGCAAATTCTTGATAATGTCATTTATTTCATATCTTCTTGTTCTCTTCTCAGGGAAAACACATCTTTTCGACCGAAAGTTAGTTCTGAAAAATGGATTGAATATGCTAGGACTGCATTTTCTGTGGATCCTCGCATTGCCTTTTCCTTAGTTACAAGGTTCCGAGCAGTTTCGCCTTTAAAGTCCGAAGTTTCTCAGTTAGTTCAGGCATGTTCCTTTATCTGATATTTCTGGGTTGATTAGTGAGGTGACTTTAGTACTATTTTTTAAGACACTTATGCTGCTAAACTTTCCTCTTATCTTTTTAAGAGTGTCATGATGCCTACTAATGAAGCTTGGGTACCTACTCCCTTCAGTTTCCCCTTCATGGTTTTT
Coding sequences within:
- the LOC113276378 gene encoding phosphatidylinositol 4-kinase alpha 1-like isoform X2, whose translation is MEALIELCDLIVQNPSQFTSKLSWICGRCPQPGGSHSNGSMKVTRSQLNAVLAISRFISKCPNEAELRPKSLLLEFLQSIPLSFRSSFWPQSYKIESIASFYSDLLSYVVKACELCKDFGDEVGEFFGGILISAINASGDETLISRVFLTCVSQYCPPILQEDAEKLVGYLLEQFVIVNPNSPREMHSGSSSINSSPYNGNHGGRFNDNSSPGNEISNVSGSSGSVNSRGIVVNGGSIVPRSSVDQSGSNFVYNDAGQITLKQQVALFEEESIESLEKNVIALRLLGHIAEKIPMKTGDLDQVRFVAKKQLQTSVVFLKIRKRDWTEQGAALKARINTKLSVYRAAAWVQVKCLASLDPDIKSSKKLLLETLALFIDAAESCLYSIWRKLRICEDLFSSLLSGISQVAVSRGGQLLRVLLIRLKPLVLTTCAQADTGSNSQGAMFESVTKTGCEIIEFGWSKDRAPVETFIMGLAACIRERNDYEEQEGKEKQDVPVKQLNVIRLLANINVTVNKSEVVDMILPLFIESLEEGDASAPSLLRLQILDAVSRMACLGFEKSYRETVVLMTRSYLNKLSTIGSAESKTLAPEATTERVETLPAGFLLIAGGIKSPKLRLDYRHRLLSLCSDVGLAAESKSGRSGADFLGPLLPTVAEICSDFDPTADVEPSLLKLFRNLWFYIALFGLAPPIQKNQLPTKSISTTLNSVGSMSAMALQAVGGPYMFNAQWCVAVQLIAQGTPPLVVSSVKWLEDELELNALHNPGSRRGSGNEKAAVTQRAALSAALGGRVEVAAMSSITGVKATYLLAVAFLEIIRFSSNGGILNGGNSVTAARSAFSCVFEYLKTPNLMPAVFQCLSAIVHRAFETAVSWLEERVSETGNEAEKREATLSAHTCFLIKSMSQREEHLRDISVSLLSQLKDRFPQVLWNSSCLDSLLFSVNNNLPSTLVNDPASVATVRSLYQKVVREWITNSLSYAPCTSQGLLQEKICKANTRENTQHNADVVSLLSEIRIGTGKNDGWMGIRTANVPAVMAAAAAASGGANLSLTGALSFEVLSTGVNSATTKCNHAGEIAGMRKFYNSIGGFQNGSSPMGFGGLGAGLQRLRSGVSPQPEPPSESFNEMLLKKFVVQLQQFVNTAERGEAVDKSLFREACSRATALLLSNLGSDSRSNLEGFSQLLRLLCWCPAYISTPDAMETGIFIWTWLVSAAPQLGSLVLAELVDAWLWTIDTKRGLFAYEVRYSGPAAKLRPQLAPGEPEMLPAKDPVEGIIAHRLWLGFFIDRFEVVRHDSVEQLLLLGRLLQGTIKFPSQFSRHPVATGTFFTVMLLGFKFCSCQWQGNLQNFRSGLQLLEDCIYRAALGWFANEPEWFDMCDKNFAQSEAQSVSLFVHHLSNERVDALPSDSSSKGSVRENGSSHSDMDQYHPVWGKMDNYTAGREKRKQLLLMLCQHEADRLEVWATPVNTKENTSFRPKVSSEKWIEYARTAFSVDPRIAFSLVTRFRAVSPLKSEVSQLVQLHIVEIRSIAEALPFFVTPKAVDENSVLLQQLPHWAACSITQALEFLTPAYKGHPRVMAYILRVLESYPPERVTFFMPQLVQALRYDDGRLVEGYLLRAAQRSDIFAHILIWHLQGETCSPEVVVKDPAVIEKNTAFLALLPVVREHIVEGFNPKARDIFEREFDFFDKVTSISGALYPLLKEERRAGIRRELEKIQMNGDDLYLPTAPSKLVRGIQVDSGIPLQSAAKVPIMITFDVIDRDGDPRDVKPQACIFKVGDDCRQDVLALQVISLLRDIFEAVGLNLYVFPYGVLPTGPERGIIEVVPNTRSRSQMGETTDGGLYEIFQQDFGTVGSPSFEAARDNFIISAAGYAVASLLLQPKDRHNGNLLFDNVGRLVHIDFGFIFEISPGGNMRFESAHFKLSHEMTQLLDPSGVMKSETWNRFLSLCVKGYLAARRHMDGIINTVLMMLDSGLPCFSRGAPIGNLRKRFHPEMTEREAANFMIRTCVDAYNKWTTAGYDLIQYLQQGIEK